The Devosia sp. MC521 genome segment ATGCTGCTCACCGGCACAGTTTTGGCTGCGCCCGATGTCGTTGCCTCCACCAAGCCCATCCATTCGCTGGTCACTGCAGTTATGGGCGATGTCGCCGCACCAATCTTGATCGTCAAAGGCGCAGCTTCCCCGCACACCTATTCGCTCCGCCCATCCGACGCGGCAGCGCTTGAGAGCGCTGATATCGTCTTCTGGACTGGCAATGGCTTTGAGCTGTTCTTGGCTGATGCCCTCAATACGCTGTCCACCAAGGCCCAAATTGTCGCCTTCGCCGATACACCCGGCCTGCAGCTTCTGCCCATGCGCGAAGGGGGAGCCTTTGAGGCGCATGACCACGATCATGCGAGCGAAACTGCTGAAGAGCACGCGGCTCATGCCCATGAGGATGACCACGCGCATGATCATGCGCACGACCATGGCTCTCATGGCGGAGAGGATCTGCATTTCTGGCTAGACCCACAAAATGCAATCCTCATCGTCGACTACATCGAAACAACACTGGTCTCGGCCGACCCGGACAATGCGGCAACCTATGTAGCCAATGCGCAAACCACCCGTGCCGCGCTTGAGGCGCTAACGGTCGAACTCGCGGCCCAACTGGCCCCAATTGCCGGAAAACCCTTCGTCGTCTTCCACGACGCCTATCAGTATTTCGAACAGCGTTTTGATCTCACCCTTGCGGGCACGGTCACCGTCTCGCCAGACGTTGCCCCCGGCGCGGCCCGCATTGATGAGCTTCGGCACAAGGTCTCCGAGCTTGGCGCAACCTGCGTCTTTGCCGAACCCAATTTCGAGCCCGCAGTGGTGCGCGTCATTGTTGAGGGCTCCGCCGCCAAGTCAGGCGTGCTGGATCCTGAAGGTTCCGCACTCCCCGAAGGTCCAGACCTGTATCCTGCAATGCTCCGCTCCATTGCCACCGGTCTTGTGGACTGCCTGACCTGACAACTCTCCCCCTTCATCCTATTCCGCCTGCACCCGCAGGCGGTCTCGGCGTCGTCCTGACGCCCGTCTTCGCACGCCTCTCATCTCTCGAAATGTAACGTTCTAACATATCAAGGATATTCCCATGCGCGTCGCCTTGCTTGCTGCTCTCCTCTTATCCTCGGCCAATGTTCCTCTCGCTTACGCCGAGGACACCCATTCAGTTTGGCGGGCCTTTGTCGCCGATAGCGCTAGCGCCAATGTTTCTGTCATTGATCTGGACAGTGACAAAACCATCGCGACCTATAAGCTTGCTGCTCCGGCAACGCTCTATGCCGCTAAGGGAAGGCATGCCGTTTTCGCTGTCCAGGGCAAAGCCAATCAGGTCCAAGCCATTTCGACCGGCCTGACCGTTGAAGACCACGGCGATCATGCCGACCTCAAACTAGGTGATCCCGCTCTCTTGGCCCCGCAAGCGGAAGGCCAAGAGCCCGCCCATTTCGTCGAACATGGTGGCAAGCTTGCCATCTTTTTTGACGAAAGCGGCAAAGTGCAGCTCTCCGATGCAACGCTCTGGCAAAAGGGAACATACGAGTCAGTGGAGCTCGACAGTGGCAAGCCCCACCACGGCGTTGCCGTTCCCTTTAATGGCGGTGCCATTGTCACTAAGCCGGTTTCGGAAGATGGCAAGCTGCCCAGTGGCTTTAATGTCTTTGACGCCAGTGGCGACATTGTCGGGACGACGGAGCTTTGCGCCGATGTTCACGGGGAAGCGTCATCAGGCGACGTTATCGCCTTTGGGTGTTCCGACGGGGTGCTGATTGCCAATGGGACTAAGCCGGACTTTACGCTTCTTCCCTTCACCGACCTGCCCGAAGGGCGGGTAGGGACCCTTCTTGCCGGCAAGAGCCTCGACTATTTTCTCGGCAATTACGGGCCCAAGCATGTGGCCATTATTGAGCCCGAGGCCGAAACGCCAATTCGCCTCGTCAGCCTCCCAGACACGCGTGTTCATTTTGTTCTGAACGGCGAAAACGCGCGCTTCGCCTATCTGCTGCTCGCCGATGGTTCGGTGCAAGAGCTTGATAGTGTGCGCGGCGAGTTACTGCGCAAAGCCCAGGTGACGAAGGCTTATGCCACCGATGGCGGCCATGGCACGCCAATGCCGCGGATTGCTTATGCGGGCGACGAGTTGCTGGTCACCGATCCCGCCACGGGCAAAATCCACAAGCTCGATCTCAAAAGTTTTGCCGTGACCGGGTCGATTGAGCTTGGTGGTGCGCCCAGTTCCATTGCTGTTGTCGGCGGCGTTACCGCCGACCACTAGGCACAGAAAGGGGTCGCTATTTCAGCGGCCCCTTGAAAATGAAGAAGGCTCCGAGCGCGATCAGCGCAAAGCCAATGCCGTGGTTCCAGGTCAGCTTCTCACCGAGATAGAACACTGCGAACAGCACGAACACCGAGAGCGAAATGACCTCCTGAATGGTCTTCAACTCGGCGGCGGAAAACGTGCCATAGCCAATGCGGTTGGCCGGAACCGCAAGCCAATATTCGAAGAAGGCAATCGCCCAGCTCGCCAACACCACCACCCACATCGCTGCGTGGGGGAATTTGAGGTGTCCATACCAAGCGAAGGTCATAAAGACATTGGACGCAAGCAAGAGGCCAATCGGCGCAAGCGTGGCAAAGTTGAAGCCCAAGGCTTCCTCCAAAATCAGCTGAAGTGGTGCACTCTCATATCAGCATCTGGCCGTCTGCACAGTGGGTGTGTTGCGCCAGAGTTGCTCCCGGCGCATCAGCAAGGCGATCGCTTTAGCGGCGCGTGCGGGTGGTCTTTTCCAGCGAGAAAATCTCGTCGCTCACGTCGTCGATCTTCTTGCGCACCAGCGCCTGAGCGTCATGCAGACCGCGATTATAATAATGCGCCCCAATCTTTTCGGCGAAGAATTGAACCAGCAATTCAGCGGGAATGGAGCCGATATTGCTATCGAGTTCGTTCTGGAAATAATCTTGAACTTCCGCAACGATAATTTTCATTTCGTCGCGTTCGAATTTGATGGGTTTCATTGTCGGAGCCTTCAGCTTGCGTTCATCTGGCAAGGTGTTGTCTGCGATGCGTTTTGATGCATGCGCATATTCAAGTTCTGGGAGGAGGATTAACACTCATGCTGACCCGCCTGACTATCTCTACCCTAATCATATCGTCCTTGGCTTTGTCGCCCGTTGCCTTTGCAAAAACCAAGGATAAGTCCGCCACAGCACCACACACCGCGCCAGAACGCGTGCAATGCGAAGGCGTATTTGGCCCCGACGTTACCGTCGACATGATCATCTCGCACTTCGGCGCTGAAAACGTCGAGGCGCGTATAGAGGTCGACAGTGTCGAAGGCGTGCTGTTTTCGGCACCTTGGTTTATGGCGACGATCCCGACCGCAAAATCGCTTTCCAATGGTTCGACGAGGCCAACACGCGTTTCGTCAGCTATGTCGACCTGCCGCCGACGCTGGCCACCCCCGAAGGTCTCTACGT includes the following:
- a CDS encoding zinc ABC transporter substrate-binding protein, producing MTKLLSLAAFATMLLTGTVLAAPDVVASTKPIHSLVTAVMGDVAAPILIVKGAASPHTYSLRPSDAAALESADIVFWTGNGFELFLADALNTLSTKAQIVAFADTPGLQLLPMREGGAFEAHDHDHASETAEEHAAHAHEDDHAHDHAHDHGSHGGEDLHFWLDPQNAILIVDYIETTLVSADPDNAATYVANAQTTRAALEALTVELAAQLAPIAGKPFVVFHDAYQYFEQRFDLTLAGTVTVSPDVAPGAARIDELRHKVSELGATCVFAEPNFEPAVVRVIVEGSAAKSGVLDPEGSALPEGPDLYPAMLRSIATGLVDCLT
- a CDS encoding DMT family protein, translated to MGFNFATLAPIGLLLASNVFMTFAWYGHLKFPHAAMWVVVLASWAIAFFEYWLAVPANRIGYGTFSAAELKTIQEVISLSVFVLFAVFYLGEKLTWNHGIGFALIALGAFFIFKGPLK
- a CDS encoding DUF2164 domain-containing protein, with the translated sequence MKPIKFERDEMKIIVAEVQDYFQNELDSNIGSIPAELLVQFFAEKIGAHYYNRGLHDAQALVRKKIDDVSDEIFSLEKTTRTRR